One genomic segment of Capricornis sumatraensis isolate serow.1 chromosome X, serow.2, whole genome shotgun sequence includes these proteins:
- the GPRASP2 gene encoding G-protein coupled receptor-associated sorting protein 2: MTGAEVEPVAQAKPEKKPGEEVVGGAERENEVPMVVRPKVRNQATSGARSKTESKAMAGARPKTESQTVAGARPRTESQPMAGARPKTEFQAMAGARPKTEARAVGRARPKTEARAIPGARPKDEAQVWAQTEFGAEAMLQAEGMPQTSVVAWPLVSTESGSVTKPMALSVDRELVSVDSETFPSSQVQTGIQPWFGSGEETSMGSWCYPRAKAREEASSESGFWSADETSTMSSFWAGEEASIRSWPREEANTRSRHRAKHQPNPRSRPRSKQDPFIDSWSGSEEESGNPFCLWAGENTNNLFRSRIRDEANMRSKLRVKREDFFESESEDEYYKESWFLPEEEANSRFRPRDKEEPNTVLKPRTQKVVNNSDRVKQEPRFEEEVIIGSWFWAEKEASMEAGASAICESEAGAEEGAIGGSLFWTEENSSLGAVAREETRPESEEEAIFGSWFWDRDEACFDLNPRPVYKASPRFRDAAEEEVNVSSRPKTWEEVTVEFKPGPCHGVGFPSPSPFRIPEEATTSVYTELFEGKPKNVEVTPEGEEQESLLQSDQPDSEFPFQYDPSYRSVREIREHLRAKESAQPESWSCSCIQCELKIGPAEFEELLLLMDKIRDPFIHEISKIAMGMRTASQFTRDFIRDSGVVSLIETLLNYPSSRVRTSFLENMIHMAPPYPNLNMIETFVCQVCEETLAHSVGSPEQVLGLRMLRHLTSTTDYHTLVSNYMSGFLSLLTTGNERTKFHVLKMLLNLSENPMVAKKLFSAKALSIFVGLFNIEETNDNIQIVIKMFQNISNIIKNGTMALIDDDFSLEPLISAFHEFEKLAEELQVQINNQSDPEVGQQS; encoded by the coding sequence ATGACTGGGGCTGAAGTTGAGCCTGTTGCTCAGGCCAAGCCTGAAAAGAAGCCTGGAGAAGAGGTTGTAGGTGGGGCTGAGAGAGAGAATGAAGTTCCAATGGTGGTCAGACCAAAGGTTAGGAACCAGGCAACATCTGGGGCAAGGTCCAAAACTGAGTCCAAGGCAATGGCTGGGGCAAGGCCTAAAACTGAGTCACAGACAGTGGCTGGAGCAAGGCCCAGAACGGAGTCGCAGCCAATGGCTGGGGCAAGGCCTAAAACTGAATTCCAGGCAATGGCAGGAGCAAGGCCCAAAACTGAGGCCAGGGCAGTAGGCAGGGCACGTCCTAAGACTGAAGCCAGGGCAATCCCTGGAGCACGACCCAAAGATGAAGCCCAAGTTTGGGCTCAGACTGAGTTTGGGGCTGAGGCAATGTTGCAAGCAGAGGGCATGCCCCAAACCAGTGTAGTAGCCTGGCCATTGGTCAGTACCGAGTCTGGGTCAGTCACTAAACCTATGGCCCTATCCGTGGATAGGGAACTGGTCAGTGTGGACAGTGAGACCTTTCCTAGCTCCCAGGTTCAGACAGGAATCCAACCCTGGTTTGGGTCTGGGGAGGAAACTAGTATGGGGTCTTGGTGCTATCCCAGGGCTAAGGCCAGAGAGGAGGCTTCTAGTGAGTCTGGATTCTGGTCAGCAGATGAGACCTCTACAATGTCGTCTTTTTGGGCTGGAGAAGAGGCCAGTATCAGATCATGGCCTAGGGAAGAGGCCAATACCAGGTCTAGGCACAGGGCCAAACATCAGCCTAATCCCAGATCCAGGCCCAGATCCAAGCAAGATCCCTTtattgattcctggtctgggtcTGAGGAGGAGTCTGGCAACCCATTCTGCTTGTGGGCTGGAGAAAATACCAATAACTTGTTCAGGTCCAGAATCAGGGATGAGGCAAATATGAGGTCCAAGCTCCGGGTGAAAAGAGAGGACTTCTTTGAATCTGAGTCTGAAGATGAGTACTATAAGGAATCTTGGTTTTTGCCTGAAGAAGAGGCCAATAGTAGATTCAGACCCAGAGACAAGGAAGAGCCTAATACTGTCTTGAAGCCCAGGACCCAGAAAGTTGTTAATAACAGTGACAGGGTCAAACAAGAACCCAGGTTTGAGGAGGAGGTCATTATTGGGTCCTGGTTCTGGGCAGAAAAAGAGGCCAGTATGGAGGCTGGAGCTTCAGCCATCTGTGAATCTGAGGCAGGGGCTGAGGAGGGAGCCATTGGTGGATCGTTGTTCTGGACTGAGGAGAATTCCAGTTTGGGAGCTGTGGCCAGAGAAGAGACCAGACCAGAGTCTGAAGAAGAGGCCATATTTGGGTCCTGGTTCTGGGACAGGGATGAGGCCTGCTTTGACTTAAATCCTCGTCCTGTGTACAAGGCTAGTCCCAGGTTCAGAGATGCAGCTGAGGAAGAAGTTAATGTATCTTCCAGGCCCAAAACCTGGGAAGAGGTCACTGTCGAATTCAAACCTGGTCCTTGTCATGGGGTTGGCTTCCCATCCCCAAGCCCATTTAGAATTCCTGAAGAAGCAACAACATCTGTATACACTGAACTATTTGAGGGAAAGCCCAAGAATGTGGAAGTTACCCCAGAAGGGGAAGAGCAGGAATCTTTGCTTCAGTCTGATCAACCTGACTCTGAGTTCCCATTTCAATATGATCCATCCTACCGGTCAGTCAGGGAAATTCGGGAGCATCTTAGGGCCAAGGAGAGTGCACAGCCTGAGAGTTGGTCCTGCAGCTGCATACAGTGTGAGCTTAAAATTGGTCCTGCAGAGTTTGAAGAACTCCTCCTATTAATGGACAAAATACGAGATCCTTTTATTCATGAAATATCTAAGATTGCAATGGGTATGAGAACTGCTTCTCAGTTTACTCGTGATTTCATTCGTGATTCAGGTGTTGTCTCACTTATTGAAACCTTACTCAATTATCCCTCCTCCCGAGTTAGGACAAGTTTTCTGGAGAATATGATTCACATGGCTCCACCTTACCCAAATCTGAACATGATTGAGACATTTGTGTGTCAAGTGTGTGAGGAAACCCTTGCTCATAGCGTGGGTTCCCCTGAGCAGGTGCTTGGGTTAAGGATGCTTAGACACCTCACCTCAACTACTGACTATCACACACTGGTTTCCAATTATATGTCTggatttctttccttattaacCACAGGCAATGAAAGAACAAAGTTTCACGTTCTGAAAATGCTATTGAATTTGTCTGAAAATCCCATGGTGGCAAAAAAGCTGTTTAGTGCCAAGGCTCTATCAATATTTGTGGGTCTCTTTAACATAGAAGAGACAAATGATAACATTCAAATTGTTATTAAAATGTTTCAGAATATCAGTAATATTATAAAAAATGGAACAATGGCCTTAATTGATGATGATTTCAGTCTTGAGCCGCTTATTTCTGCGTTCCATGAATTTGAGAAGTTAGCTGAGGAACTGCAAGTCCAAATAAACAATCAAAGTGATCCTGAGGTGGGACAGCAAAGCTAA